The nucleotide sequence TATGCGCTAACTTTACCAAGAAAATTCTTAGTATTTTGGAGAGTCAGCAATGGGCCTTAACAATTTCAGTAAAAACGCAACACTACTTAAAGAAACAGATCCAGAAATATATAATGCCATTATTGGAGAAGAACAGCGCGAATACGAAGGCATCGAATTAATCCCATCTGAAAACTACACCTATCCTGAGGTATTTGTCGCCAATGGATCCGTTTTGACAAATAAGTATGCAGAAGGTTACCCCAAAAGACGCTACTACGGCGGACAGACTTATACTGATATTGTAGAAAGTATCGCAATCGAGCGTGCTAAGCAGGTTTTTCGTGCTGAGCACGCCAATGTTCAACCACTTTCTGGTTCGCCAATGAACCAAGCCGTATACCTGGCTTTTTGTAAGCCTGGGGACACAATTTTAGGGATGGATCTCTCCCACGGCGGACACTTAACGCATGGCGCTCCTGTGTCACACATGGGCAATATTTTTAACTTCGTTCGTTACAAAACAGATCCGGAAAATCAAGGTAAAATTGACTTTGACGAACTTGCCAAAGTGGCACGAGAGCACAAACCTAAAATTGTACTTTGCGGTTACACCTCTTATCCGCGCGATTATGACTACGCTGACTTTAAGAAAATCGCCGATGAAATTGGCGCAATTACAATGGCAGATGTTTCACACATTGGTGGTTTAATTGCTGGTGGTGCAATGCGAAACCCCATGGACTACGGCTTTGATATCATGACCACAACAACTCATAAATCATTACGCGGACCACGGGCCGGAATGATTTTATGTAAAGAGAAATTCGCAAAAGCGATTGATAAGTCAGTTTTCCCGGGGTTGCAAGGTGGACCACACATGCATACTATTGCCGCAATTGCGATCACCTTAGGGAAGGCTTTACAACCTGAGTTTAAACAGTACGCTGCGCAAGTTATAAAAAACTCTAAAGTGTTGGCAGAAACATTGATGGGTCAAGGCTGTAAGTTAATTACCAATGGCACCGACAATCACATGTCTGTGATGAACACAGTTAAAAGTTTCGGAATTGATGGGAAATTAGCTGAAGAAGTTTTAGACCAGGTCTTAATAACAACAAACAAACAAGTTATTCCGGATGATCCAAACCCACCGCTTAAGCCCAGCGGCATTCGCCTAGGCACTCCTGCTGCTACGGCGCGTGGTATGAAAGAAAGTGAAATGAAAAAACTCGGTAACTGGATGGTCCAAGCTTTAAAACATCATACTGAGTCAACCACGCTAGAATCAATCAAGCAAGAAGTTAAGGCGTTTTGTCGTAATTATCCGATCCCAGGAATGTAAGACAAGTTTATTTTAAGAGGAGGCAGCAGATATGAAATTTGAAACACTTAAAGCTAAAGACATTATGATTTCTCCTGTTTTAACAGTAGCAGAATCAAGTAGTTTGGCTGAAACATGGAAATTATTTTCAGAGAATAAAATTACCGGTGCTGGCGTTATAGATGAAGAGGGCGAATTCGTTGGGGTTATTTCACAAACCGATATCCTCAGAGAAACAGCCGCGGAATCATTAGAAGGCTTCGCGCATACACTTTACTATATGGAACTCCCGTATTTGGAAGGAAATTATTGGCCTTCACAGACTAATACTCTCGAGGAAATTACAGTTGGTGAAGTTATGAACTCTGAACCTGTATGTGCGGATGTTTCCAGCACAGTCCCTGAGCTTGCGACACTGATGAGAAATCACAAAATTCATCGAGTTTTTATTACAGAAAAGGGCAAGCTTGCAGGCATCGTTTCAACTATGGATATGATTAAGATCCTTGAATGCCAGTAAAGCAGAGTTATAACTGACTCCAGATTTTTGACTGCCTAAGTTTGATCTACGAAGGCATTAATATGTCAAATGCATGTCAATATTGCATACGCTGTACGATCAGGTGCTTTTTCAACAATGTTTTATTTATGAGCTACTGATGATAAATAGTGCATGAATTGATGGTAAACACTTGAAGACCAAAATAAAAAATGAAATTAAAAATGTCTTACTTGTAACGATTGGTGTCCTTGCTGCAGGAATGGGGATTAAGGGGTTCTTGCTATCGAGTAACTTCATCGACGGGGGAGTTACTGGCGTTTCCATGTTGCTTGCTAAAATTTCAAGCATTCCATTATTTATACTGCTGCCACTAATTAATCTGCCATTTATTGCCACAGCCTATAAGACTCTTGGACGTGCTTTTGCAATTAGGAGCATTTGTGCGATTGGAGCACTAGCATTCACTTTAGCAGCTGTTCCCTATCCTGATGTCACACCAGATTTACTACTTACGGCAATCTTTGGCGGGGTTTTTATTGGAGCCGGGATCGCTTTTGCAATGCGTGGTGGCGCTGTGCTTGACGGTACAGAAATCGCAGCGCTTTTAATTTCTAGCCGTTTTGCAGTGCTGCGAGTTGGTGATGTGATCTTATTGTTTAATGTCTGCTTATTTTTGCTCGCCATCAGCACTTTGGGAGTTAATGAAGCATTATACTCAATCTTAACTTATTTTGCAGCCGCAAAAACATTGGATTTTGTGCTTTATGGCATTGATGAATATACAGCAATCACTGTGATTTCAGAGCGTAACACTGAAATCCGGGAACGTATTACAATCGATCTCAAGCGCGGCGCTACAATTTATAAAGGCTATGGAGGGATGAGTGGCGTCGAGCAGAATATCTTACATTGCGTGATCACACGTTTAGAAATTGGCAAGGTCAAGCATTTGATTAAGGAAGTAGACCCACAAGCGTTTTTGTTTTTTCATCCATTATCTGGCGTTGAAGGCGGAGTCATGAAAAGTAAGGGGATTATTCACCATGCAGGAAATAACGTGGGCTGATTTTGAGAGAGTTGAGTTAAGAGTGGGCACGATTATTGAAGTTGAGGATTTCCCGCAAGCTCGTAAGCCTGCATATAAGCTCAAGATTGATTTCGGTGAATTTGGCATTAAGCAATCAAGTGCACAAATCACAACGCATTATGCCAAGGCAGAACTTATCGGTAAGCAAATCCTAGGCGTGATTAATTTCCCCAACAAGCAAATTGCCAATTTTTTCTCTGAATGTTTGACCACTGGACTTCCTGATGAAACTGGCGCAGTTGTCTTGGTGAGCCCTGACAAGAAAGTTCCAAATGGCGCTAAGCTCTTTTAGCTCTTGTCGACTGAAAGTTAGTTGGAAATCGGCATTTTTTTACTGCTTCGCATGCGTGGCAGTTATCCCACTACTAAACCCTGAGCACTTGAGGTTTTGCTATTTACAGTTTGCTTATCCAGTAACAGTGTTAGCTTTTTGTATTTGGTTAGTTCGATTAGTTAGCCTAGCTTTTCACAGTAAACTTTCACGTCAGACTTTTGTTTGTAGTTTTATTGCTAGCCTGACAATTTGCGCCTTAATTTTTCAAGCAAATCATAGTGAATTTAGAGTTTTTGCTGATGAAGTAGAATTGCTTGCGACTTCTAAGGCAATGTATTTTGACAAGGGAGTTTCTTATCAAACAACTAGCTATCGTGATACGACCAGAGCGAGAATGTCAAAATCAGATTTTGACATTCGACCGACACTCTATCCTTTTATCGTCCATCTCTTTCACCACGGCCTAGGATATCAACCGCAAAACTCAATTCGAGCAAATGGGCTAATTTGTTTCCTCTTACTACAGGCAATTTTCCTTTTTGTAAGTCAATTTTATGGCCTGGGTGGCGCTCTTACCGCGACACTTTTTGTTGCCGCGCATCCGATTGTTGCATTAACGGCGACTTCTGGCGGCTATGACTTAACGTCTACGTTTTTTCTTTTTTTATCGCTGACGTTAAGTTACCAAGTTCTACAGAAAAGGTCTCCGCAGCTTGAAGCTTTGCTCGAGGCGACTTTAGTGTTACTAGCACTGACACGTTTTGAATCCGTCTTATATAGCCTAATCATTGGCGGGTTTTTCTGCTGGAGCAATGTATTGACGCCTAAGCGAGGACTTTTTTTTCTAAGTCCGATTTTCTTAGCACTGCCAGTGTGGCTGCGTTTTGCAAAGATTGAGCATCCGATTTTACGTAGTGAAACAAAGCTTTTTTCGTTTGAGTCATTTCTTTCGAATAATCTTGTTTTCTTAAAAAGCCTCACCTCTTTTGGTGTTGAAACATTTCCCTTTAGTCCAGCATTACATCTGACAGGACTCTTTGGTTTGGGCCTACTCGGCGTTAAATTATTTCAGCAACGAAAAAATATTAGTTCCAGCACGAAAATGTTTGCATTGTTACTTTCGACTGTAAGCGTGACTTTTTGGATAATTATCACTGCCCATTTTTGGTCTAAAATTACAGATCCGTTCGTCTATCGACATTACTTGCCAGTTACCTTAGTGCTCTCAATTTTAGCACTTCCTGCAGTTGTGCTAGTACTCAGAAAATTGAGGGCAAACTTAATTTTGGCCTCAGTTCTAGCACTGTTTGTTTTCGTGCTTTCAGTCCCCAAGGCAATGCAACTGACTTCCATGCGTAACGGTAGATTTGCTGCCCGTTATTATCAGGCGCTAGAGTATTTAAAGCAGTCAAAGCAGGAGAAAATATTAGTGATTGGCGCTGTGCCTCTGCAATATACGGTCAATGGCTTTGATGCACTTGATTTTTTAGGAGCAAATCACCAAGCGCAGAAAATCATCGAGCTCAAACAGCAGAAAATCTATGATCGAGTCTTTGTTGTTCAGACATTTTATCCAACAAAGCAGAGGATTAAGAATAACGAACGCCTGAGCAAGAGCCTAGCAGATCGTGCAGTTAGGCATCACGAAGAAGTGCTTGAATATTATAAGCGTGAATTAGATGAGCCCTGGCTTAAAATTAGTGAAATTATTTAAGAGTAGTGCCTGGTTTTTTCGTTTGGCGGATGGCATTTCGCTTTAAATTTTACTATGATTCCGTTCACTGCAAGGGAAAATTTTATGACTACTTCTCATATTGATCGAGATCAGGAATTTCAGCAGCGTATTCAAGCTGGTGATACAATTGAGCCCAGGGACTATATGCCCGAGAAATATCGTCGGCAATTAATCCGTATGATCTCTCAGCACGCACATTCTGAAGTTGTAGGAATGCTTCCTGAGGGCAACTGGATTACGAGGGCGCCTAGTTTGAAGCGCAAAATGGCACTGCTTGCAAAGGTACAAGATGAAGCAGGGCACGGCCATTATTTATATAGTGCAGCTGAAACGCTTGGTGCTGACCGCGACGAGCTCATTCTGGAATTACTAACTGGCAAAGCAAAGTATTCGAGCATTTTTAATTATCCATCCTTAACCTGGGCAGACATGGGAGTTATCGGCTGGATGGTTGACGGGGCAGCGATTGTCAATCAAACAATGCTTGCAAAATGCTCCTATGGGCCATATTCGCGAGCAATGATTCGGATCTGCAAGGAAGAGAATTTCCACAAAAAGCAAGGGGTTGAACTCGTTGCGACTTTAGCGCAGGGAACACCGGCGCAA is from bacterium and encodes:
- a CDS encoding glycosyltransferase family 39 protein, which produces MAVIPLLNPEHLRFCYLQFAYPVTVLAFCIWLVRLVSLAFHSKLSRQTFVCSFIASLTICALIFQANHSEFRVFADEVELLATSKAMYFDKGVSYQTTSYRDTTRARMSKSDFDIRPTLYPFIVHLFHHGLGYQPQNSIRANGLICFLLLQAIFLFVSQFYGLGGALTATLFVAAHPIVALTATSGGYDLTSTFFLFLSLTLSYQVLQKRSPQLEALLEATLVLLALTRFESVLYSLIIGGFFCWSNVLTPKRGLFFLSPIFLALPVWLRFAKIEHPILRSETKLFSFESFLSNNLVFLKSLTSFGVETFPFSPALHLTGLFGLGLLGVKLFQQRKNISSSTKMFALLLSTVSVTFWIIITAHFWSKITDPFVYRHYLPVTLVLSILALPAVVLVLRKLRANLILASVLALFVFVLSVPKAMQLTSMRNGRFAARYYQALEYLKQSKQEKILVIGAVPLQYTVNGFDALDFLGANHQAQKIIELKQQKIYDRVFVVQTFYPTKQRIKNNERLSKSLADRAVRHHEEVLEYYKRELDEPWLKISEII
- a CDS encoding tRNA-binding protein, translated to MQEITWADFERVELRVGTIIEVEDFPQARKPAYKLKIDFGEFGIKQSSAQITTHYAKAELIGKQILGVINFPNKQIANFFSECLTTGLPDETGAVVLVSPDKKVPNGAKLF
- a CDS encoding CBS domain-containing protein; translation: MKFETLKAKDIMISPVLTVAESSSLAETWKLFSENKITGAGVIDEEGEFVGVISQTDILRETAAESLEGFAHTLYYMELPYLEGNYWPSQTNTLEEITVGEVMNSEPVCADVSSTVPELATLMRNHKIHRVFITEKGKLAGIVSTMDMIKILECQ
- a CDS encoding serine hydroxymethyltransferase, with the protein product MGLNNFSKNATLLKETDPEIYNAIIGEEQREYEGIELIPSENYTYPEVFVANGSVLTNKYAEGYPKRRYYGGQTYTDIVESIAIERAKQVFRAEHANVQPLSGSPMNQAVYLAFCKPGDTILGMDLSHGGHLTHGAPVSHMGNIFNFVRYKTDPENQGKIDFDELAKVAREHKPKIVLCGYTSYPRDYDYADFKKIADEIGAITMADVSHIGGLIAGGAMRNPMDYGFDIMTTTTHKSLRGPRAGMILCKEKFAKAIDKSVFPGLQGGPHMHTIAAIAITLGKALQPEFKQYAAQVIKNSKVLAETLMGQGCKLITNGTDNHMSVMNTVKSFGIDGKLAEEVLDQVLITTNKQVIPDDPNPPLKPSGIRLGTPAATARGMKESEMKKLGNWMVQALKHHTESTTLESIKQEVKAFCRNYPIPGM
- the paaA gene encoding 1,2-phenylacetyl-CoA epoxidase subunit A; its protein translation is MIPFTARENFMTTSHIDRDQEFQQRIQAGDTIEPRDYMPEKYRRQLIRMISQHAHSEVVGMLPEGNWITRAPSLKRKMALLAKVQDEAGHGHYLYSAAETLGADRDELILELLTGKAKYSSIFNYPSLTWADMGVIGWMVDGAAIVNQTMLAKCSYGPYSRAMIRICKEENFHKKQGVELVATLAQGTPAQKAMVQDAVNRWWWPSLMMFGPHDKDSPNSDDLMRWKVKLKSNDQLRQRFIDMTVEQAHAMGLSIPDKDLKFNDQSGHWEIGPISWDEFKAVISGNGPCNSERIAARNKAHEAGKWVRDAAMAYADKGNKDNKLAA
- a CDS encoding YitT family protein — protein: MKTKIKNEIKNVLLVTIGVLAAGMGIKGFLLSSNFIDGGVTGVSMLLAKISSIPLFILLPLINLPFIATAYKTLGRAFAIRSICAIGALAFTLAAVPYPDVTPDLLLTAIFGGVFIGAGIAFAMRGGAVLDGTEIAALLISSRFAVLRVGDVILLFNVCLFLLAISTLGVNEALYSILTYFAAAKTLDFVLYGIDEYTAITVISERNTEIRERITIDLKRGATIYKGYGGMSGVEQNILHCVITRLEIGKVKHLIKEVDPQAFLFFHPLSGVEGGVMKSKGIIHHAGNNVG